In Crinalium epipsammum PCC 9333, the following are encoded in one genomic region:
- a CDS encoding DUF6930 domain-containing protein, which yields MSALNQSTRRRLSNLHQTPSVWEGDRRPISGLTDDDFEDNRGGECIVWVDGVEGVVRGMEVVPSEMGPEAIVRTLLKAMEHPQSPATPARPQKIVVRDREIQFYLRGVLQDLDIAVEYAPELPLIDELFRGFQQMASGRPPKIPPKYADLLMEKSYQIWEAAPWEVLADHQIISITLNQWDIETLYVAVMGMMGMEYGLLFYRSLDSLKRFRAAAIAEESFEQMEEAFLGQDCLFITFESLSEDEDADDEEIDYADLPVSEIQPNFGTINPFEGMRPFLYEEEAIALYVAIEALQKFVQGSARQLSAETLPKINKRLRITLPEETGSQETISIQVSTLPEFEAELLQMMESAEFDDEDYDDDDDDDDEDLSVPLREDVVPKDALKSLDIIPWEKMASLRKSVDYYQHQDVKEAGEGMPVVLIQTTLPKGKALIEQIKADGGLKGICFNPGEDPFADENYDLGILQAENGNMYLFGEFSQDDALHLVAKKKWDQRCKKTQGYCGLIIAKGLTGAARGNPQPKDMIALFETRSLSVKELGLGLLQLMSHFDFE from the coding sequence ATGTCTGCTTTGAATCAGTCTACCCGTCGTCGGCTCAGTAACTTACACCAAACCCCTAGTGTGTGGGAAGGCGATCGCCGTCCAATATCAGGGTTGACAGATGATGATTTTGAAGACAATCGCGGTGGCGAGTGTATTGTCTGGGTGGATGGGGTGGAAGGCGTTGTGCGTGGGATGGAAGTTGTGCCATCGGAAATGGGACCAGAAGCGATCGTGCGGACTTTGCTTAAAGCAATGGAACATCCTCAAAGTCCTGCTACTCCAGCACGACCTCAGAAAATTGTAGTCCGCGATCGCGAAATTCAATTTTATCTGCGCGGAGTACTTCAAGATTTAGATATTGCTGTTGAATACGCCCCAGAATTACCCCTGATTGATGAATTGTTTCGGGGGTTTCAACAGATGGCTAGTGGTAGACCGCCTAAGATTCCGCCTAAATATGCGGATCTATTGATGGAAAAATCTTACCAAATTTGGGAAGCAGCACCTTGGGAAGTTTTAGCAGATCATCAAATTATCTCAATTACCCTCAATCAGTGGGACATCGAGACGCTGTATGTCGCAGTGATGGGGATGATGGGGATGGAGTACGGACTTTTGTTTTACCGTTCCTTGGATTCTCTCAAGCGTTTTCGTGCTGCGGCGATCGCAGAAGAATCTTTTGAACAGATGGAAGAAGCTTTCTTAGGGCAAGATTGTTTGTTTATCACTTTTGAAAGCTTAAGTGAGGATGAGGATGCAGATGATGAGGAAATTGATTATGCCGATCTGCCAGTTTCCGAAATCCAACCAAATTTTGGCACAATTAATCCCTTTGAGGGAATGCGACCATTTTTGTATGAAGAAGAAGCGATCGCACTTTATGTGGCAATAGAAGCTTTACAAAAGTTTGTCCAAGGATCTGCACGGCAACTTTCAGCCGAAACTTTGCCCAAAATTAACAAGCGTTTACGCATCACCTTACCAGAAGAAACTGGATCTCAGGAAACTATATCTATACAGGTGTCAACGTTACCTGAGTTTGAGGCAGAACTATTACAGATGATGGAATCTGCCGAATTTGATGATGAAGATTACGATGATGATGACGACGACGACGATGAAGATCTTTCAGTACCTTTGCGAGAAGATGTAGTACCTAAAGATGCCTTAAAAAGTTTGGATATAATACCTTGGGAAAAAATGGCATCTTTAAGAAAGAGTGTTGATTACTATCAGCATCAAGATGTCAAAGAAGCAGGTGAAGGTATGCCTGTAGTATTAATTCAAACTACTCTCCCCAAAGGAAAAGCGTTAATTGAACAAATCAAAGCTGATGGTGGATTAAAAGGAATTTGCTTTAACCCAGGAGAAGATCCCTTCGCAGATGAGAATTATGATTTAGGAATTCTCCAAGCAGAAAATGGCAATATGTATCTGTTTGGCGAGTTTAGTCAAGATGATGCGCTACATCTTGTTGCTAAGAAGAAGTGGGATCAGCGTTGCAAGAAAACTCAAGGCTATTGCGGTTTAATTATTGCTAAAGGACTTACGGGGGCGGCGCGTGGTAATCCTCAACCAAAGGATATGATTGCTTTGTTTGAAACGCGATCGCTCTCTGTTAAAGAATTAGGCTTAGGTCTACTTCAACTTATGTCGCATTTTGATTTTGAGTAA
- a CDS encoding HesB/IscA family protein — translation MTQATQKPQVGIRMTEAALKHVLALRDQQGKDLCLRVGVRQGGCSGMSYMMDFQDPDQIREDDDISDYDGFKIVCDPKSMLYLYGLVLDYSNAMIGGGFQFTNPNAAQSCGCGKSFGV, via the coding sequence ATGACACAAGCAACCCAAAAGCCTCAAGTAGGCATCAGGATGACCGAAGCTGCACTGAAGCACGTTCTTGCCTTGCGGGATCAACAAGGCAAAGATTTATGCTTGCGGGTAGGTGTACGCCAAGGTGGTTGTTCTGGGATGTCCTACATGATGGATTTCCAAGATCCTGACCAAATTCGTGAAGACGATGATATTTCTGACTACGACGGCTTTAAAATCGTCTGCGATCCCAAGAGTATGTTATATCTCTATGGTTTGGTGCTGGACTACAGCAATGCCATGATTGGTGGTGGTTTTCAGTTCACAAATCCTAATGCGGCTCAAAGCTGCGGTTGTGGTAAGTCTTTTGGTGTTTAA
- a CDS encoding tetratricopeptide repeat protein produces MTEQVNSLFDTGIERYKAGEGTDTLIPLFQDICNQAPKMAAAWTCLAWLYMLSAQPTQAYKAAQKGLKLDASDPQVRINYAMTMLETGQAGVRQHIEVIQQMIANSSELKEQVRETLDEGLTRKPDWKSLNKVKNWLFDS; encoded by the coding sequence ATGACCGAGCAAGTTAATTCTCTTTTCGACACTGGTATTGAACGTTACAAAGCAGGTGAAGGCACAGATACCTTGATTCCCCTGTTCCAAGACATTTGCAATCAAGCTCCTAAAATGGCTGCTGCTTGGACTTGTCTTGCTTGGTTATATATGTTGAGCGCTCAACCAACACAGGCATACAAAGCGGCTCAAAAAGGGCTTAAATTAGACGCAAGCGATCCTCAAGTGAGGATTAATTATGCTATGACTATGCTGGAAACTGGTCAAGCTGGTGTTCGGCAACACATTGAAGTTATTCAACAAATGATCGCCAACAGTAGCGAATTAAAAGAGCAAGTTCGAGAAACTCTTGATGAAGGTTTAACCAGAAAACCTGATTGGAAAAGTTTAAATAAGGTGAAAAATTGGCTGTTTGATAGCTAA